ACTCCGCTTGTTCATGACCCCATCCAATCCCTCTCAACCGGCGCGCAAACTGCGCAGAATCACACTGGTCGTAAACAACGCAAACACCGTCACCGACAGGAAATACAGGATATCCCGCGTATCCAGCACGCCCTTCTGGAAGGCATCAAAATGCGTGATGAAACTGAACGACGCCACCAGCTCCACCAGCGGCGCCGACCACTGCGCCACCAAATTCGTCACCGGAGGAAACCCGGCCAGAATCAGAAACAAACAGATCACCACCGACAGGATGAAACTGATCACCTGATTGCGCGTGAGCGCCGAAGTCATGCACGTGATCGCCAGATAGGAACCGGCCATCAGAAAACTGCCGCAATACGCCGCCAGGATCACCCCGTTGTCCGGCTCGCCCAGATAATTCACCGTGATCCACAGCGGAAAGGTCAGGGCAAGGGCCAGCCCCAAAAACAACCACGAGGCCAGAAACTTCCCCACAATGGCCTGCCAGGCCGTGATGGGCAGCGTCAACAGCAGCTCCAGCGTGCCCACCCGCCGCTCCTCCGCCCACAGCCGCATCCCCACCGCCGGCACCAGGAACAGATAAAACCACGGATGCCACAGGAAAAACGCGGCCAACGATGCCTCGCCGCGCTCGAAAAACCCTCCCACCATGAAGGTGAAAAACCCGCTCAACAGCAGAAAAATCACGATGTAAACGTAGGCCACCGGCGAGGCAAAGTACCCCGACAACTCACGCTTGGTGAT
This genomic interval from Limisphaera ngatamarikiensis contains the following:
- a CDS encoding ABC transporter permease; its protein translation is MKESWNNIWAITKRELSGYFASPVAYVYIVIFLLLSGFFTFMVGGFFERGEASLAAFFLWHPWFYLFLVPAVGMRLWAEERRVGTLELLLTLPITAWQAIVGKFLASWLFLGLALALTFPLWITVNYLGEPDNGVILAAYCGSFLMAGSYLAITCMTSALTRNQVISFILSVVICLFLILAGFPPVTNLVAQWSAPLVELVASFSFITHFDAFQKGVLDTRDILYFLSVTVFALFTTSVILRSLRAG